The following DNA comes from Streptomyces globosus.
GAGCGCGACCGTGCGGTCCAGGCGCAGGTCCTTGGCGCAGTAGACGACCGCCATGCCGCCGCGGCCGAGCATCCGCTCGACCCGGTAGCCGGCGATCTGCTTCCCGATCAGGCCGGAGGGCTGACCCGCGTACACGCTCAGGCTCGACGGCGTGCCCATACGGAAGAGTCTATGCGGCACCTGTCGGGGGTGCCCCCGCGCGCGGGGGCGCCCCGGCCGGTGGGGGCCGGGGCGCCTGCATGAGGCGGCTCCTTCAGGAGCAGCGGAGGCTGCTGCCGTTCATCAGGGCGATCCAGTTGCCTTCGAGGTAGTGCTTCTTCCATGTGTCGAGCTGCTGGACGGGGATGTCGTACTGCCGGGCGATGTCCTTCTTGCGGGTGTCGGTGCCGTCGGCGAGGAGGGCCAAGACGATGTGGACCTTGTCGGCGGGGTTGAGCTGGTCGGCGGGCTTGTCGGGGAGGGCTTCGAAGCGGAGGCAGCCGGGCTGTCCGGGCTTGCCGGGCTCGCCGGGCTGTCCGGGGGCGCCGCCCTTGCCGCCTTCGCCCCCCTTGCCGCCTTCGCCGCCGGCGGCGCAGTACGGGGGGAGCTGTCCGGCGGTGGCGGGGGGCGGGGCGGCGTGGGCGGAGCAGGCCGTGCCGGTGAGGAAGGCCAGGGAGGCCGCCGCGAGGATGAGGGGACGGTGCCAGGAGCTGGTGGACATGGGGTTCTCCGCCTCGGGGAAACGGGTGGGTGGGTGGGGGTGGAGCGGGGTGGAGGCCGGCGGCCTCCACCCCGCGGATCGGGTCAGGCTCGGTTCGGGCGCGGGTCAGAAGATGCTGCCGCCTCCCTTGCCGCCGGCGCCGCCGAGGCCGCCGAAGATGCCGAAGCCGCCGGAGCCGCCCTTGCCGCCGTCGCCGCCCTGGAAGACACCGAAGCCGCCGTTGCCGCCCTTGCCGCCGTCGCCGCCAATGACGCCGCTGCCGCCCGCACCGCCGACGCCGCCGGCGCCGCCGAGGAGGCCGCTGCCGCCGTCGCCGCCGCTGCCGCCCGCACCGCCGACGCCGGTGACGCTGCCGCCGCCGGCGCCGCCGGCGCCGCCACCGCCGCCGACCAGGCCGGACCCTCCGGCCCCGCCGTCGCCTCCGGCGCCTCCGGCGGCCGGGAGCGCGGACGCCACCTGGGCGGGCATCGGGGCGGCCGAAGCGGTGGCCGCGGGCAGGAGGACCCCGCCGGTGACGACCGCGGCCGAGGCGGCCAGCGTCGCGAGACGGAGGCTGCGCCGCCTGGGGCGCACGGAGCCGGTGGCGGTGGCGGTGGCGGCGTTCTGCATGGTGCGGTTCATGGGATTCTCCTGCCGTGTTCCGGGGATGGGTGCTCTCTCGGTGCGGCCCTTGCGGGGAATCAGGGAGGGTCCCGGTCCTTGGGGGGCTTCCCTCGCTCCGGTGGGGGCGCACAACCAGTAGGCCCGAGACGCCCCGCCCCGGACACGTTCCGGAAACTCGGGGCTTGACAGCCCGGGAAGGGCCCCGCTCGACGAAACCGCACTGCGGTGCGGGGCATACCGGTCCGGCCGCCGGGCAGCCGCAGCGTATGACCGCACTCGTCCTGCTGCCCGGGGTCTACCGCCCCCAGGCCGACACCCGGCTCCTGGCCCAGGCCCTGGACGCCGAACCGATAGCGCCGGGGAGCCGCGTCCTCGAAGTGGGCACCGGCAGCGGCGTCCTCGCCCTGCTGGCCGCCGCCCGCGGGGCCGCCGTCACCGCCGTCGACGTGTCGTGGCCGGCCGTGCGGACCGCCCGCCTCAACGCCCACCGGGCCCGGCTGCCCGTTCGTGTGGAGCTGGCCGACGCGGCGACGTGCGCGCCCAGCCGCCGCTTCGACCTCGTCGTCAGCAACCCCCCGTACGTGCCCGCGCGCAGCAGCCGCGGCTCCGGCCCGGCGTTGGCCTGGGACGCCGGCGCCGACGGCCGCGCGGTCGTCGACCGGATCTGCGCGCGGGCCGCTCGGCTGCTGCGGCCCGGCGGCGTCCTGCTGCTGGTGCACTCGGCGCTGTGCGGGGCGGCCACCACCGTGGCGAAGCTCCGGTCGGAGGGCCTGGCGGCCCGCATCGTGCTGCGGGCGGACGTCCCCTGGGGGCCCGTCCTGTCGTCCCGCAGGTCGTGGCTGCACGAGCGCGGCCTGGCGCCCGCAACGGCAACGAGGGAGAAACTGGTGGTGATCCGTGCCGAACGCCCCTGAGCCCCGCACCCCCCGGCGCGTCCTGGTCGACCCGCACGGGCCGGTCCTCGTCGAGGGCCCCGTCGAGGTCGAGACGCCCGACGGGATCCGGCGCAGCGACCGCTTCATGGTCGCCCTGTGCACCTGCCGGCGCAGCCGGACCCTCCCGTGGTGCGACACCAGCCACCGGCCCCGGGAGCGGCGCCGGTGAGCGCCGTCGGACCCGCGGAGGCCGCCTGGTACGCCGAACCCCGCGGCGAGGTGTCGGCGGCGCTGGCGGACTGCCTGCGCCACGGGCGGGAGGCGCCGCCCGGCCTGGAGCGGGCCGCCGGCGGCCCGGCTGTCGACCCGTGGGGCGACGACCTCCACTTCGCCCTTTACCTGCTGTACGAGCTGCACTACCGGGGACTTGACGGGGTGTCGGACGACAGGGAGTGGGATCCGGGGCTGCTGGGCGTGCGCGCCGCCCTCGAACAGTGCTTCCTGGCCGCCCTTCGGGAAGCGGTGCCGTCCCCGCGGACCGTCGAGGAGTCGTTCGGCCCGCTGCTGACGACACCCTCCGACCGGGCCGGCGGGGTCAGCGGCCTCATCGCGGGGACAGGCGGGCTGTGGCGGGCCCGCGAGTACGCCGTCCTCCGCTCCCCGTACCACCTGAAGGAGGCCGACCCGCACGCCTGGGCCATCCCTCGGCTGACCGGGCGGGCCAAGGCCGCGTTCGTCGCCATCGAGTACGACGAGTTCGGCGCGGGCCGTGCCGAGGCCGTCCACGCCCGGCTGTTCGCCGACCTGATGGAGGACCTCGGCCTGGGCGCCGGCTACAACCGCTACCTGCCGGCCGTTCCCGCCGCCGCGCTGGCCACCGTCAACCTGATGTCCCTGTTCGGGCTGCACCGGGCCTGGCGGGCCGCGCTCGTCGGCCACTTCGCCTGCGTGGAGACCACGTCGTCCCCGGGGTCCGCCCGCATGGCCGACGCCCTCGCCGCCTGCGGGGCCGGTCCGGCCGCGATCCGCTTCTACACCGAGCACGTCACCGCGGACGCCGTGCACGAGCAGATCGTCCGCCGGGAGGTCATCGGCGGGCTCCTGGAGGACGATCCGGCGCTGGAGCCGCGGATCGCGTTCGGCTGCGACGCGACGGTCCTGTTGGAGGACCGCCTCGCCGACCACATCCTGACCGCCTGGACGAACGGGCGCAGCGCGCTGCGGCACCCGCTGCCGCAGCCGGTCGCCGCCTGAGGGCCAGCCCCCGAGGAGGAACGTCATGCGCGCACTGACCTGGCAGGGCCGGGAGGACGTCCGGATCGCGGACGTCCCCGACCCCCGCATCGAGGAGCCCTCCGACATCGTGGTCAAGGTGACGTCGACCGGGATCTGCGGCTCCGACCTGCACCTGTACGCCGTCCTCGGCGCGTACATCGACCGCGGGGACGTCCTCGGCCACGAGGCGATGGGCGTCGTCGAGGAGACCGGTCCCGAGGTGGGCACCCTGCGCCGCGGGGACCGGGTGGTGGTGCCGTTCAACATCTCCTGCGGCGCCTGTTTCATGTGCGACCAGGGCCTCCAGTCGCAGTGCGAGACCACGCAGGTCCGCGAGTACGGCAAGGGCGCGGCGCTGTTCGGCTACACCAAGCTGTACGGGCAGGTCCCGGGCGGGCAGGCCGAGTACCTGCGGGTGCCGTTCGGGGACACCCTGCCGGTGAAGGTCCCGCACGGGCCGCCGGACGAGCGGTTCGTGTACCTCTCCGACGTCCTGCCGACCGCATGGCAGGCCGTGGAGTACGCCGGGGTGCCGAACGCGGGGACCGTCGCGGTGCTCGGGCTGGGCCCCATCGGCCAGATGTGCTGCCGGATCGCCCGGCACCGCGGGGCCCGCCTCGTCATCGGGATCGACCTGGTCGACGAGCGCCTGCAGCGGGCCCGCGAGCACGGCGCCCACACCCTGGACCTGCGGCAGCACTCGGGAGACGCCCTCGTCGAGGCGGTCCGCGACCTGACCGACGGGCGGGGCGCGGACGCCGTCATCGACGCCGTCGGCATGGAGGCCCACGGCAGCAGCGTCGCCGCCCTCGCCCAGAAGGCCACCGCCGTCCTCCCCGACGCGCTGGCCCGGCCGCTGCTGGAACACGCGGGCATCGACCGGCTGGAAGCCCTGCACACCGCCATCGAACTGGTGCGGCGCGGCGGCACGATCTCGGTGTCCGGGGTCTACGGGGGCGCCGTCGACCCGATGCCGATGCTCACCCTGTTCGACAAGCAGATCCAGCTGCGCATGGGACAGGCCAACGTCCGCGCGTGGACCGACGACATCCTGCCGCTGCTCACCGACGCCGACCCGCTGGGCGTCGAGGGCTTCGCCACGCACGTCCTGCCCTTGGAGGAGGGGCCCGACGCGTACGCCCGCTTCCAGGCGAAGAAGGACGGCATGGTCAAGACCCTCCTCACCCCCTGAGGGAGCCGCCGCCGGGCGCCGGCCGGTGCAGGGTGACGCCGTGCTCGGCGAGGGACTCGGGGAGGCGGGCGAACACGGGCAGCTCCTCGATGTGGTGCACGCCGGCCGGCAGGGCCCCGCCGAGGAGTTCCGCGGTGACGTGGGCGGCGACCAGGCCCGTGACCCGGCTCTGCGCCCGGCCGGTGAGCGCGTACGCGCAGTGGCGGCTTCCGCGGTGGGCGTCGGCCCGTACCGCGAAACCGTCTCCTCCGAGGTGGATGCGGCGGAACGCCGCGTTCAGTGCGCGGCGCACTGCGGGCCGGCGGGCGGCCCGCCTCAGCCCGAACAGGGCGGCGGTCAGCGGCCGCGAGTCGAGGCAGAGGCGGGTGGCCACGCGGGGCGTGCCGAGGGTGCGGGGCAGCGTGTACTGGTCGGAGAAGGGGAAGGCGTACGCGGTGCGCGACCCGAACCCGGGCAGGGCGGTGCGCAGCGGGCCGGCGGCCGGGGGTGCGGCGAGGTGGTCGACCGTCCAGCGGACGGCGTCGGCGCCGTGGCGTTCGCCGCTGCCCAGCAGGACCGTCAGGTCGATGCGTTCGGCACCGCCGACATCCTCGTGCGCGCGCCGGGCGAGCAGGTTCGTCAGTCCGGGGGCCACGCCGACGCTGAGCACGGCCGTCGCGCCCGACGCTGCCGCCAGGGGGTGCAGGCCGGCCACGTCGTCGAGGAGCCGGCGGGTGGCGCCCACGTCGACGAGGCCGGTGCCGCGCTCCAGGCAGGCGCGGGCGGCGGCACCGTCGGGGGGCTCCACGCACATCACGGCAGCGGCCACGTCGCCGAGGCCGTCCAGCGTGCGCCCGAATCCGGCCGGGTCGCCGACGTCGGCGCGGACGCCGCCCAGCCGTGCCGCCTTCGCGGCGTCGCGGCCGGCGATGACGACGCGGCCGGGGAAACGGCTTTCGAGGGCGGAGGCGGCCGCGCTGCCGACGGCGCGGGCGGGGGCCTGCGCGGCGGCCACGACGCGGACTCCGCGGCGGACGCCGCCCTGGCCGTCCTCGGCCCGGAGACCTACGGCCTGCTCGTCGGACGGCGCGGCTGGACCCCGGACCGCTGGGAGCGGTGGGCGGCGGACAGCCTGGTCCGCCAGCTCCTCCCCTGAGTCGGCGGCTCAGGTGTTCGGCGGCGCCTGGCTGATGTCCGCCAGGGCGGAGGAGCCGTCTCTGCCGATGGCCAGGTCGCCCAGGGACACGACGCCCACGGGGCTGCCGCCCTCCGTCACGGGCAGGCGGCGCAGCGCGCGGGAGCGCATCAGGTCGACGGCCTTGTCGATGTCGTCGTCGGGGCCGACGGTGACCAGGTCCGGGCTGCACACGTCGGCCGGATGCGGTTTGGGGGGGCGCGTACGGGGACAGCCGCCTGGTGGCCACCGGACCGGCACGGGCCGGAGCAAGCCGGGTGGAGCCGGGGCGAGGAGCGTGCGGCGATGAACGGCGACAGGCGGGGCGGCGGCATGGGCGACAAGGAGCAGGCGCCGGGCAAGGGGCGCGAGGAGCAGGTCGGCGACCGCTCGCCGGACGCGGACCCGCCGCATCCGGCCGGGACGCCGCGCGACTCCGGCGACACGGCCCTGGACCGGAGGCGCAGGGACGACGCGACCTCCGGACAGGACCCGGACCGGCAGGGCCCGGACCGGCACGGCGGCCGCTGAGGCCCTGGAGGAGGGGAAGGAGCCATCGCGCAATCACCGGGCCCGGGAGCCGAAGTGCGCCGCTCCGGGCCCCGTTCACAGCCCACCACCGGTCACGTTGTGCAGCCGCACAGGAATGGTGCGTGTCCAACCTGGCACGGTCTGCCCCGATGTCATGCGGTGTTCGCTCAGAGGACGCTCAGATCCCGATAACGATCATGTCACCACACAAGGGTCTTTCGACCCGGTTGCAGGTGAATGACCGAAATGCCCGTGATGCTCGCCCCGATGGCGCGCCGATCTCCGTGGTACATCTTCACGACCGCCTGCCGGACACCACCCACGTCCGAGCAGGGGCGCTGGAGCCGGCCGATCGCCGGCATGCAACTCCATCAGCATCCGGGGGATCGGAACCCGGTCTGCGGCCGAGCGCGGCGCGGATCGGCATGGAGCGGAAAGGCGCACCACAGCATGACCTCGACGCAGGTCGACAAGCACCACGGCGACGGCTCGACCCAGGGCGACACGCCCGAGGAGGGCTACGAGCGGGGACTCGGCAGCCGCCAGGTCCAGATGATCGCCATCGGCGGCGCCATCGGCGTCGGCCTCTTCCTCGGCGCGGGCGCGAACATCGCGAAGGCCGGGCCCAGCCTCATCCTGATGTACGCCCTCGCCGGCGTCATCGTCTTCTTCATCATGCGGGCGCTCGGCGAGCTGCTCCTCTACCGGCCCGTGTCCGGTTCCTTCGCGGAGTACGCCCGCGAGTTCCTCGGCCCGTTCTTCGGGTTCGCGACGGGCTGGACGTACTGGCTCATGTGGGTGGTCACCGGCATGGCCGAGCTGACCGCCGCGGCGATCTACGTGCACTACTGGTTCCCGCAGGTGCCCCAGTGGGTGACCGCCCTCGTCTTCCTGGTGGTCCTCTACCTCGCCAACCTGATCTCCGTGAAGATCTTCGGCGAGATCGAGTTCTGGTTCTCGATGGTCAAGGTCACCGCGCTCCTCGGCATGATCGTGATCGGCATCGGCGTGATCACGTTCGGGTTCAGCGCGGCCGGCGACACCGCCGCCGTCTCGAACCTGTGGGCCTTCGACGGCATCTTCCCGAAGGGCGTCGGCTCCAGCCTCATGACCCTCCAGGGCGTCATGTTCGCCTACCTGGCGGTCGAGCTCGTCGGCGTCACCGCGGGCGAGTCCGAGAACCCGGAGAAGACCCTCCCCAAGGCCATCAACACCCTGCCGTGGCGCATCATCGTCTTCTACGTCGGTGCCCTCAGCGTGATCCTGATGGTCGTCAAGTGGACCGAGTTCCAGCCCGGCGTCAGCCCGTTCGTGGCGGCGTTCGCCAAGATCGGCATCCCGGCCGGCGCGGCCATCGTCAACTTCGTGGTGCTGACCGCAGCCCTGTCGTCCTGCAACTCCGGCATGTACTCCACCGGCCGCATGCTGCGCGACCTGGCCTCCAACTCCGAGGCGCCGAAGGTCCTCGGCAAGCTGAGCTCCACCAAGACCCCGGCGCTCGGCATCACCCTCTCCGTCGCCCTGATGGGCATCGGCGTGGTCCTGAACTACGTCGTCCCGGAGAAGGCCTTCGGCTACGTGACCTCGGTCGCGACCGCGGCCGGCATCTGGACCTGGATGATGATCCTCATCAGCCACATCCGCTACCGCCGCGAGGTCGTCGCCGGCCGCCTGCCCGCCTCGTCCTTCCCGGCGCCCGGCGGAACGGTGTGCAGCTGGATCGCCGTCGCCTTCCTCCTGCTGGTCACCTGCATGATCGCCATCGACCCGGACAGCCGCATCTCCCTCTACGTGGGCGCCGGCTGGGCGGTCTGCCTGGCGGTCGGCTGGGCGGTCCTGAAGTCCCGGAACCCGCAGGCGGCCCAGCGCGCCGCAGCGGGCGGGAAGGGCCTGGAGCGCGCGGGCCGGTCCTGACCGGCCCGGTCGATGCACCTGGCATCCCCCGAGGGGCGTACCGGCCGGCAGCGGCCGGTACGCCCTTTTCCTGCTCCGGCCGAACACGGGCCCCGTACGGGC
Coding sequences within:
- a CDS encoding helix-turn-helix domain-containing protein gives rise to the protein MSTSSWHRPLILAAASLAFLTGTACSAHAAPPPATAGQLPPYCAAGGEGGKGGEGGKGGAPGQPGEPGKPGQPGCLRFEALPDKPADQLNPADKVHIVLALLADGTDTRKKDIARQYDIPVQQLDTWKKHYLEGNWIALMNGSSLRCS
- a CDS encoding zinc-dependent alcohol dehydrogenase, translating into MRALTWQGREDVRIADVPDPRIEEPSDIVVKVTSTGICGSDLHLYAVLGAYIDRGDVLGHEAMGVVEETGPEVGTLRRGDRVVVPFNISCGACFMCDQGLQSQCETTQVREYGKGAALFGYTKLYGQVPGGQAEYLRVPFGDTLPVKVPHGPPDERFVYLSDVLPTAWQAVEYAGVPNAGTVAVLGLGPIGQMCCRIARHRGARLVIGIDLVDERLQRAREHGAHTLDLRQHSGDALVEAVRDLTDGRGADAVIDAVGMEAHGSSVAALAQKATAVLPDALARPLLEHAGIDRLEALHTAIELVRRGGTISVSGVYGGAVDPMPMLTLFDKQIQLRMGQANVRAWTDDILPLLTDADPLGVEGFATHVLPLEEGPDAYARFQAKKDGMVKTLLTP
- a CDS encoding saccharopine dehydrogenase, with the translated sequence MAAAQAPARAVGSAAASALESRFPGRVVIAGRDAAKAARLGGVRADVGDPAGFGRTLDGLGDVAAAVMCVEPPDGAAARACLERGTGLVDVGATRRLLDDVAGLHPLAAASGATAVLSVGVAPGLTNLLARRAHEDVGGAERIDLTVLLGSGERHGADAVRWTVDHLAAPPAAGPLRTALPGFGSRTAYAFPFSDQYTLPRTLGTPRVATRLCLDSRPLTAALFGLRRAARRPAVRRALNAAFRRIHLGGDGFAVRADAHRGSRHCAYALTGRAQSRVTGLVAAHVTAELLGGALPAGVHHIEELPVFARLPESLAEHGVTLHRPAPGGGSLRG
- a CDS encoding iron-containing redox enzyme family protein produces the protein MSAVGPAEAAWYAEPRGEVSAALADCLRHGREAPPGLERAAGGPAVDPWGDDLHFALYLLYELHYRGLDGVSDDREWDPGLLGVRAALEQCFLAALREAVPSPRTVEESFGPLLTTPSDRAGGVSGLIAGTGGLWRAREYAVLRSPYHLKEADPHAWAIPRLTGRAKAAFVAIEYDEFGAGRAEAVHARLFADLMEDLGLGAGYNRYLPAVPAAALATVNLMSLFGLHRAWRAALVGHFACVETTSSPGSARMADALAACGAGPAAIRFYTEHVTADAVHEQIVRREVIGGLLEDDPALEPRIAFGCDATVLLEDRLADHILTAWTNGRSALRHPLPQPVAA
- a CDS encoding HemK2/MTQ2 family protein methyltransferase, encoding MTALVLLPGVYRPQADTRLLAQALDAEPIAPGSRVLEVGTGSGVLALLAAARGAAVTAVDVSWPAVRTARLNAHRARLPVRVELADAATCAPSRRFDLVVSNPPYVPARSSRGSGPALAWDAGADGRAVVDRICARAARLLRPGGVLLLVHSALCGAATTVAKLRSEGLAARIVLRADVPWGPVLSSRRSWLHERGLAPATATREKLVVIRAERP
- a CDS encoding CBS domain-containing protein — translated: MCSPDLVTVGPDDDIDKAVDLMRSRALRRLPVTEGGSPVGVVSLGDLAIGRDGSSALADISQAPPNT
- a CDS encoding amino acid permease, whose translation is MTSTQVDKHHGDGSTQGDTPEEGYERGLGSRQVQMIAIGGAIGVGLFLGAGANIAKAGPSLILMYALAGVIVFFIMRALGELLLYRPVSGSFAEYAREFLGPFFGFATGWTYWLMWVVTGMAELTAAAIYVHYWFPQVPQWVTALVFLVVLYLANLISVKIFGEIEFWFSMVKVTALLGMIVIGIGVITFGFSAAGDTAAVSNLWAFDGIFPKGVGSSLMTLQGVMFAYLAVELVGVTAGESENPEKTLPKAINTLPWRIIVFYVGALSVILMVVKWTEFQPGVSPFVAAFAKIGIPAGAAIVNFVVLTAALSSCNSGMYSTGRMLRDLASNSEAPKVLGKLSSTKTPALGITLSVALMGIGVVLNYVVPEKAFGYVTSVATAAGIWTWMMILISHIRYRREVVAGRLPASSFPAPGGTVCSWIAVAFLLLVTCMIAIDPDSRISLYVGAGWAVCLAVGWAVLKSRNPQAAQRAAAGGKGLERAGRS
- a CDS encoding CDGSH iron-sulfur domain-containing protein, with translation MPNAPEPRTPRRVLVDPHGPVLVEGPVEVETPDGIRRSDRFMVALCTCRRSRTLPWCDTSHRPRERRR